From Pseudoalteromonas sp. DL-6, one genomic window encodes:
- a CDS encoding DUF262 domain-containing protein — MSDSSQEKMLSLYPLDYPFETLVSRINSKPAKLKLDPDFQRKYKWDKDGWGRSSKFIESCLMRIPLPSCYFAEDEDGTHMVIDGLQRLTTINRFFKNEFALEGLTTFKELEGKKFSELGSYQTDLETTTIRCIVLRKDNPKSLIREIFSRLNQGAVELSDQEIRHAIYPGELDQLLAELGADDEIKRFGLADNSNSVRDGLEPEEQVLRYFAFSDDKALSNFDNNLKSFLDNYMEKNSSLDAHEFIEHRERFLKALSTCKEIFGDDVFVNPSVDRKRKGLVHYDLMMTTVGELDPEIARKYAAEIKNAYSTLCQSDEFKRTLSGGLQNKGSIQRRRAQWDTLLKGVLNAV; from the coding sequence TAGATTACCCCTTCGAAACACTGGTAAGTAGAATTAACTCCAAACCAGCTAAGTTAAAATTAGATCCTGATTTTCAAAGAAAATATAAATGGGATAAAGATGGTTGGGGAAGATCCTCGAAGTTTATAGAATCATGTTTAATGAGAATACCGTTGCCTTCTTGTTATTTTGCTGAAGATGAAGATGGTACCCATATGGTAATAGATGGTTTACAGCGTTTAACAACCATAAATCGTTTTTTTAAAAATGAGTTTGCTCTAGAAGGGTTAACTACATTTAAAGAGCTAGAAGGGAAAAAATTCTCAGAATTAGGCTCTTACCAAACAGATCTAGAAACAACAACAATTAGATGTATAGTTTTAAGGAAAGACAACCCTAAAAGCTTAATAAGAGAAATTTTTTCACGCTTAAACCAAGGCGCTGTTGAGTTATCAGATCAGGAAATAAGACACGCTATTTATCCCGGTGAATTAGATCAACTTTTAGCCGAGTTAGGTGCTGATGATGAAATTAAGAGATTTGGCTTAGCAGACAATTCAAACTCAGTCAGAGATGGTTTGGAGCCGGAGGAGCAAGTATTGCGCTATTTTGCTTTTTCTGATGATAAAGCCCTGTCAAATTTTGATAACAATTTAAAATCATTTTTAGACAACTACATGGAAAAAAATAGTTCACTTGATGCCCATGAATTTATAGAGCATAGAGAACGTTTTTTGAAAGCACTAAGTACTTGTAAAGAAATTTTTGGTGATGACGTATTTGTGAATCCTTCGGTTGACAGGAAGCGTAAAGGCCTAGTTCATTATGACCTTATGATGACTACTGTTGGTGAGTTAGATCCTGAAATTGCAAGAAAATATGCAGCCGAAATTAAAAATGCATACTCCACCCTGTGTCAGAGTGATGAATTTAAGAGAACTTTATCAGGTGGTTTACAAAATAAAGGTTCAATACAAAGACGTAGAGCCCAGTGGGATACCTTGCTAAAGGGTGTTTTAAATGCAGTTTAA
- a CDS encoding HEPN domain-containing protein: MQFNELYGKYERLLTSLKGIISQSESRVLKEDPDEIFSDNINFFVKSYLINICTYLEAYLQDVAFEHTNRISERLKDASIPHNFLYWKLTKDVKEKELAFEDANYRFNKKEISDAISGNPYKTIKAFKLIGIDLNSDDKFNEHKELINSIVNKRNNIIHHNDDASDISFSDLIANVDVFLEYMSSIDKFIANLNGE, encoded by the coding sequence ATGCAGTTTAATGAGTTATATGGAAAATATGAAAGGTTACTGACATCACTTAAAGGAATTATCAGTCAGTCAGAATCTAGGGTCTTGAAAGAAGATCCGGACGAAATTTTTTCGGATAATATCAATTTCTTTGTTAAGTCTTACTTAATAAATATTTGTACCTATTTGGAAGCCTACTTGCAAGATGTTGCCTTTGAACATACAAATAGAATTAGTGAGCGGTTAAAAGATGCATCTATACCACATAATTTTTTGTACTGGAAGTTAACCAAAGACGTCAAAGAAAAAGAATTGGCATTTGAAGATGCTAACTATAGATTTAACAAAAAAGAGATTTCAGATGCAATTTCAGGCAATCCTTATAAAACGATCAAAGCATTTAAATTAATAGGAATAGATTTAAATTCTGATGATAAGTTTAATGAGCATAAGGAACTTATTAACTCTATTGTAAATAAAAGAAATAATATAATTCATCACAATGATGATGCTAGTGATATATCTTTCTCTGATTTGATTGCAAATGTTGATGTATTCCTTGAATACATGTCATCTATAGACAAGTTTATAGCAAATTTAAATGGGGAGTAG
- a CDS encoding cytochrome b has translation MNFKNTDTHYNTLSVALHWLMFILIVTVYGSIELRELFEKGTETRDAFKMWHFMLGLSVLALVSVRLVARLVGGAVPAIQPEPAKWQNKLATFVHTALYVFMFAMPIAGWLILSLAGKPIPFFGLELPPLASENKELGKTIKEIHETAGEVGYYVIGLHAAAALFHHYILADNTFKRMLFSKK, from the coding sequence ATGAATTTTAAAAATACAGATACTCATTACAATACACTTTCTGTTGCTTTGCATTGGTTGATGTTTATTTTAATTGTGACTGTGTACGGCAGTATTGAACTTCGTGAATTATTTGAAAAGGGTACCGAAACCCGTGATGCCTTTAAAATGTGGCACTTTATGTTGGGTTTATCGGTGCTAGCTTTAGTTAGTGTGAGGTTAGTTGCGCGTTTAGTGGGTGGTGCAGTACCTGCTATACAACCTGAGCCTGCGAAATGGCAAAATAAGTTAGCTACATTTGTTCATACTGCGCTGTATGTGTTTATGTTTGCTATGCCTATAGCTGGTTGGTTAATTTTGAGTTTAGCAGGTAAACCCATCCCGTTTTTTGGTTTAGAGTTGCCTCCATTGGCAAGTGAAAACAAAGAGCTTGGTAAAACCATTAAAGAAATACACGAAACAGCGGGCGAAGTTGGTTATTACGTAATAGGCTTACATGCGGCGGCTGCATTATTTCATCATTACATTTTGGCTGATAATACCTTTAAACGTATGCTGTTTTCTAAAAAATAA